The following DNA comes from Terriglobia bacterium.
CTGTACATCTTGTCTATCCGTGTTAATGAGTGATCACGGCTCTGGGTATGCCTGAAGCGCAAAGATCATCGCATCCATCGAAGGCCTTGCTCATGGCTGCTTTCGGATCGGTGTACTTCTTCTGGGGTGCGACCTTCCTCGCCATCCGTTTTGCCATTGAAACGCTGCCTCCTTTTTTCATGGCGGGCACGCGTCACTTTGTGGCGGGTGTGATCCTTTATGTATGGTCTCGTCTCCGTGGTGCTCCCCCTCCGACCCGTGCTCACTGGAAATCGGCGGCCGTGGTGGGCATTCTCCTACTCTGTGTCGGGAATGGGGGCGTGGTTTGGTCGGAGCAGCGTGTTCCATCCGGGATTGCCGCACTGATGGTCGCGACCATTCCCCTTTGGATGGTGCTGCTGGGTTGGCTCTGGCACCGTTCTCACCGGCCGGGACTTGGCCTTTCGATTGGTTTGATCATGGGGTTCGCCGGGACCGCTATGCTTGTTGTCCCATCGGGAAGAGCGGGCGGAGGTCATGTCGATCCATTGAGTGCCGTGGTGCTCATGGTCGCCTCCATTTCATGGGCCAGCGGCTCGCTTTACTCTCGCAGGGCTCACCTTCCTCCTTCACCCCTGCTGGCAACGGCAATGGAGATGCTCGCGGGCGGCGCGGTCCTGCTTATAATGGGAGGTGCCTCGGGTGAGTGGACCCGGTTGCATCTCGAAGCGTTATCTGCCAGGTCATTTCTTGCCTTGATCTACTTGATCACCTTCGGTTCGTTGGTAGGTTTT
Coding sequences within:
- the yedA gene encoding drug/metabolite exporter YedA encodes the protein MAAFGSVYFFWGATFLAIRFAIETLPPFFMAGTRHFVAGVILYVWSRLRGAPPPTRAHWKSAAVVGILLLCVGNGGVVWSEQRVPSGIAALMVATIPLWMVLLGWLWHRSHRPGLGLSIGLIMGFAGTAMLVVPSGRAGGGHVDPLSAVVLMVASISWASGSLYSRRAHLPPSPLLATAMEMLAGGAVLLIMGGASGEWTRLHLEALSARSFLALIYLITFGSLVGFTAYIWILRVSTPAHVSTYAYINPVIAVLVGWAFAGEPLTLRTLLSTAVIVTAVVLITTFRAKEAGVTSKEALLPAEECPALPDSALSPLNEPDEKTSAASKR